Part of the Egibacteraceae bacterium genome, GCACCCACCGCGGGGCAACACGCCAAGAGCCTGACCAGCAAACGGGCGCACCGCACCATAGGAGCCAGTCTACGAATTGGCCCGCGATCGTGGCTGCCGATACCGACGACGGTTTCCGCATCCGCCAACCCAGCGCCTGCACCCTGGTTACCCGGCGGTAGATGGGGTGGGAGGGACAGATATGTCGCTGAGACCCAATCTACCGGCCGGTAACCTGACCCGCCGGCGAGTGGTCGCCTACAAGGCGCGCGTCTGCACCAACCGGGGCTCGGCGTCACGCACGGTGGCGAACACCATGCGCCCGTTACCGGTCGACAGGATGCTCGTCACCTCGGCGTGGACGTGCTGGCCCTGGCGGTCACGGCCACCCTCCACGACGACCATCGTGCCGTCGGCGAGGTAGCCCACGCCCTGCCTGGCCTCCCTGCCGGGTTTGAGGACGTGCACCTCCAAGTCGTCGCCCGGCAGCACCGGGGGACGCAGGTCCTCGGCGAGGGTGTGCAGGTTCAGCACCTTGACGCCCTGCACCTCCGCGACCCGGCCCAGGTTGCCGTCCACGGTGAGCAGGCCGGCACCCCGTTCGCGGGCCATCGACACCAGCTTCGCGTCGACGGACTCGACGTCGGGGTGGTCGTGGTCAGTGACCTCCACGGCCACGCCCGACGAGCGCTGCAGGGCGGCGAGCACATCCAGTCCACGGCGACCGCGCCCTCGTCGCTGCTCGTCCTCGGCGTCGGCCAGCCCCTGCAGCTCGTAGAGGACGAAGCGCGGGACGACGAGGGTGCCCTCCAGGAAGCCGGAGCGGCACACGTCCACCAGGCGGCCGTCGATCAGCGCGGAGGTGTCGACGAGCTTCGTCCCGGGGCCCTTCGTGGGCCTGGCGACGTCCAGGCGTCCGCTCGCGCCGATGAAACGCAGCAGGTCTCCGCCACGGGCCACGCCGACCCGCGCACCGGTGCCGACGAGGATCAGTGCGGCCAAGGCGGCCAAAGGCACGGTCACCGCCCGGTTGTCGAAGATCAGCAGGGGCCAGGCGAACGCTGGCGTCAGGGCCAGCCCGGCGCAGGCCCCGAGTGTGCCGGCGAACAGGTCCACGATCGGCACAGACCGCAGGTTGCGCTCCGCAGCGTCGATCCGCCCGACGGCGAACCGCCCGAAGATGCCCCCCACGACGTAGCCGCAGGCGGCACCGAGCGCGGTGACGGCCAGCAGGAGGCTGTCGGAGTCGCTGCGCAGGTCGCGCAACGGTTCGATCAGCGAGGACAGCTCGAAGGCCCCGACCGTGGCGAGCACCACCACCGCGAGCCGGATGAGCTCGACCAGGATGGTCCCGCCTCGATGGGTGGGTGGCGCGTCGGTCACGGCGGCTCCCGTTCTGCAGGGACCCGACGGCCGGGGAGGCCGGCGGCTCGACGACCACTCGTCGAGCGGGCGGCCGCACAGGTCGGCTACTCGGCGAGAAGCTCGTCGATCAGTGCTTCGGCCTGTTCGTCGGACTTCTTGACCGCCGCAGCCAACTCGGAGATCAAGATCTGCTTCGACTTGGTGAGCATGCGCTTCTCGCCGGCGGACAAGCCCTTGTCCCGCTCCCGCAGCGCGAGGTTGCGCACGACCTCGGCGACCTGGAAGATGTCGCCGGAGCGCAGCTTCTCGTAGTTGGCCTTGAACCGGCGTGACCAGTTCGTCGGCATCGAGCCGTCCCGGCGCTTCAGGACGTCGAGCACCTCCTCGACCTGCTTCTTGCTCACGACGTTGCGCAGCCCCACCTCGTCGGTGGCGTCGGCCGGCACCATCAACGTCAGGTCGCCGTACGTGAGGCGCAGCACCAGGTAGTCGCGTTCCTCCCCCTGCAGATTGCGCTTCTCGCGCTTCTCGATGACGGCCGCACCATGGTGCGGATACACGACAGTGTCACCAACCCGATAGCTCATACGCTCAAGTTCCTTCCACACGCCCTTCCCACGGCACCCCGAGCGTAGGGGCAGCAGACGGCGCGATTTCGCGGTGAATGTCGACCGTACCACATATCGCTCCACACCCGAAGGGCAAAACCCCTGGTCAGGCGGCTAAACCCCCTTGACATCGCCCAATCGGGGTTGTCCGGCCCTGATCGTCAGGTGTAGCGCTCCAAGATGGAGGACTCAGCGAGGCGGGTCAGGCCCTCCTTGATGGTGCGCGCGCGCATCTCGCCGATGCCCTCCACGTCGTTGAGCTCGGCCAGGCTGGCCTCCATCAGCCGGGGCAGGCTCCCGAACGCCCCCACCAGACGGTCGATGGTGCGGTCGGGCAGGCGGGGGATGCGCGACAGCAGCCGGTAGCCCCGCGGCTGGAGCCCCCGGTCGATGCCATCCTCGTCGATGTCGAACCCGAGCACCGCCCCCAACCGATCACGGTCGAGCAGCTCCTGGGACGGCACCGTGTCGAGCTCGCCGAGGATGGTCTCGACCTTGCGGCGGCGGTCGGGCATGTAGTCGCGGACCACGAGGACCCGTTCCGCCTCGACCCCGGCCAGGAGCTCGTCGAGCTGCAGCTGCAGCAGGCGCCCGTCGGTGCCGAGCTCGGCGACGTAGGCCTCGATCTCGTCGGAGATGCGCCGCACCATCTCAGCGCGCTGGACGACCGTCAGCACGTCGCGCAGGCTGACCACGTTCTCGATCTCCAGCGCGGACAGGGCGCTCGAGACCTCGTCGAGCCGGGTGCGGTAGCGCTCCAGGGTGGACAGCGCCTGGTTGGCGCGGAACAGGATGGAGCTGATCTCCTCCAAGGACTGCTTGGACGCGTCGACGTAGAGGCTCACGGTGCGCATCGACTCGCTGACGCTGATGACGGGCTTGCCGGTCTGTTTGGCGACCCGTTCCGCGGTGCGGTGGCGCGTCCCGGTCTCCGCGGTCGGGATGCTCGGGTCCGGGACGAGGTGGACGTTGGCGTACATGATGCGCTCGATGCTCTCGTCGACCACGATCGCACCGTCCATCTTGGCCACCTCGGACAGCCGCTGGGCCGTGAACTTCGTGCCCATCTTGAAGCCGCCGGACACCAGGGCGTCGACCTGGTCGGAGTTGCCGAGGACGATGATCGCGCCCTTGCCCGCACGGATGATGCGGTCGATGCCCTCGCGCAGCGCCGTTCCGGGCGCGACCTTCTGCAGCACGGTGAGCATGCGGTCGTCGCTGGGCGTCAAGGGAGCGCGCTCCTCCTCATCGGTCTCGTTCTCGTCAGCCGAGCCCCGCCGTCAGGGCCTGACGCAGGTCGCGCGCCCGGAGCAGTCGGAGGCCAGAGGCAGCCCCATCATACGCAGCGGGCAGCAGCACCCGGTCGAAGCCGAGCCGCGCGGCCTCGGCGAGACGGCGCTCGGTCTGGGCGACGAGGCGCAGCTCGCCGGCCAGGCCGACCTCCCCGAGTGCGACCAGGTCACGGGGGACGGCGCGGTCCGCGGCGCTCGAGGCGATGGCCAGGCACAGCGCGAGGTCGACGGCCGGCTCGGACAACCGCACGCCGCCGACGCTTGACGCGTAGACCTCCTGGGCGCCCACCTGCACGTCGGTCCGCCGGGCGAGCACCGCGACGAGGAGGTTCAGCCGCGACGCGTCCAGCCCGCTCGCGACCCGCCGCGGGTTGACCATGGACGTCGGCGCGGTCAGGGCCTGCACCTCGCAGGCCAGGGGGCGGCGGCCCTCCAGTGCGACCGTGACGGCCACGCCGGGGATGGCCTCGCCGCCCTCGCCGACGAACAGCCGGCCCGCGTCCGCCACGCCGATCATGCCGTGGCCCTCCATCTCGAAGCACCCGACCTCGCCCACCGGACCGAAGCGGTTCTTGGTCGCCCGCAGCAGCCGCAGGGCGTGGTGACGGTCGCCTTCGAGGTCACAGACCGTGTCCACGAGGTGCTCGAGCACGCGCGGACCGGCCAGCTGGCCGTCCTTGGTGACATGGCCGACGAGCACGCAGGCCATGCCCCGCTGCTTGGCGCTGCGCGTGAGCGCCGCGGCGCAGTCGCGGACCTGGCTGATGCCGCCGGCCGCCCCCGGCCCGTAGGGGTCGCGCACCGTCTGGATCGAGTCCACGAGCAGCACGT contains:
- a CDS encoding PIN domain-containing protein: MTDAPPTHRGGTILVELIRLAVVVLATVGAFELSSLIEPLRDLRSDSDSLLLAVTALGAACGYVVGGIFGRFAVGRIDAAERNLRSVPIVDLFAGTLGACAGLALTPAFAWPLLIFDNRAVTVPLAALAALILVGTGARVGVARGGDLLRFIGASGRLDVARPTKGPGTKLVDTSALIDGRLVDVCRSGFLEGTLVVPRFVLYELQGLADAEDEQRRGRGRRGLDVLAALQRSSGVAVEVTDHDHPDVESVDAKLVSMARERGAGLLTVDGNLGRVAEVQGVKVLNLHTLAEDLRPPVLPGDDLEVHVLKPGREARQGVGYLADGTMVVVEGGRDRQGQHVHAEVTSILSTGNGRMVFATVRDAEPRLVQTRAL
- a CDS encoding CarD family transcriptional regulator, encoding MSYRVGDTVVYPHHGAAVIEKREKRNLQGEERDYLVLRLTYGDLTLMVPADATDEVGLRNVVSKKQVEEVLDVLKRRDGSMPTNWSRRFKANYEKLRSGDIFQVAEVVRNLALRERDKGLSAGEKRMLTKSKQILISELAAAVKKSDEQAEALIDELLAE
- the disA gene encoding DNA integrity scanning diadenylate cyclase DisA, whose amino-acid sequence is MTPSDDRMLTVLQKVAPGTALREGIDRIIRAGKGAIIVLGNSDQVDALVSGGFKMGTKFTAQRLSEVAKMDGAIVVDESIERIMYANVHLVPDPSIPTAETGTRHRTAERVAKQTGKPVISVSESMRTVSLYVDASKQSLEEISSILFRANQALSTLERYRTRLDEVSSALSALEIENVVSLRDVLTVVQRAEMVRRISDEIEAYVAELGTDGRLLQLQLDELLAGVEAERVLVVRDYMPDRRRKVETILGELDTVPSQELLDRDRLGAVLGFDIDEDGIDRGLQPRGYRLLSRIPRLPDRTIDRLVGAFGSLPRLMEASLAELNDVEGIGEMRARTIKEGLTRLAESSILERYT
- the radA gene encoding DNA repair protein RadA, which encodes MVKTRTRARCGECHHTESKWLGRCPACDAWGSMAEEPVPRPGAGPPTGRNGAPVVPLRPARPLRDITLDAEQRTPTGIGELDRVLGGGLVPGSVTLFGGEPGAGKSTLLLQAADALARLGKVVLYVSAEESPGQVRLRAERLQTLSAGLLLASETDLDVIAGLVEAHQPDVLLVDSIQTVRDPYGPGAAGGISQVRDCAAALTRSAKQRGMACVLVGHVTKDGQLAGPRVLEHLVDTVCDLEGDRHHALRLLRATKNRFGPVGEVGCFEMEGHGMIGVADAGRLFVGEGGEAIPGVAVTVALEGRRPLACEVQALTAPTSMVNPRRVASGLDASRLNLLVAVLARRTDVQVGAQEVYASSVGGVRLSEPAVDLALCLAIASSAADRAVPRDLVALGEVGLAGELRLVAQTERRLAEAARLGFDRVLLPAAYDGAASGLRLLRARDLRQALTAGLG